A window of the Henckelia pumila isolate YLH828 chromosome 3, ASM3356847v2, whole genome shotgun sequence genome harbors these coding sequences:
- the LOC140892014 gene encoding uncharacterized protein — protein MLLSDNTGGKIQFSHLFNCVIFPVDNYSTPRFIMPYIDDLDHFFDYSWGDAAYQFLCYKIAAHVGDGQSELERKKYLDDCLVELMVVPFVSFSEEIVFVEEIFFNGVVMSTINEYLLKTDATRLEKIAREQFLRLRN, from the exons ATGCTCTTAAGTGATAACACAGGAGGTAAAATTCAATTCTCCCATTTATTCAATTGTGTGATTTTTCCGGTTGACAATTATTCAACTCCAAGATTTATTATGCCATATATTGATGATCTGGATCATTTTTTTGATTACTCGTGGGGTGATGCTGCGTATCAATTCCTTTGCTACAAAATTGCTGCCCATGTCGGTGATGGACAAAGTGAACTAGAACGAAAGAAGTACCTAGATGATTGTTTAGTAGAGTTGATG GTTGTTCCTTTCGTTTCATTCTCTGAAGAAATAGTGTTTGTTGAGGAGATATTTTTCAACGGTGTG GTAATGTCAACAATTAATGAGTATCTTCTGAAAACTGATGCCACTCGTTTGGAGAAGATTGCTAGGGAACAGTTTTTGAGATTGAGAAATTGA
- the LOC140892065 gene encoding AUGMIN subunit 1: MSESVGRPNTPSIIGSESSKNGGSTGFDASRIAEVKAWLVSQFDAAGKDVPEFEYTPRSITHLHNIATRSQAKTQAATIVANDFRQKAAEYRSQAVRIREILEHVGLVQESLPSNVVSSSQVLANVANLLNIRDTELSSFLVAMADLSLRKTAVEEKRAKVQSESKELLDYTRKAIARLTYLKRTLAQLEDEIAPCEAQMEQWNTNVAIMDSKERQYLQQYSNYKAMLNRVGYSPEISHGVLVEMAEHRKDLEKKTKPILDTLRSYQDLPPDKALAALAIEDKRRQYAAAEKYLEDVLQSALASSE; the protein is encoded by the exons ATGAGCGAAAGTGTGGGGAGACCCAATACTCCTTCGATTATTGGTTCGGAATCTTCAAAGAATGGTGGTAGCACTGGTTTTGATGCTAGTCGAATTGCTGAAGTGAAAGCATGGCTTGTTTCTCAGTTTGATGCAGCCGGGAAAGATGTGCCGGAATTTGAATACACTCCTCGAAGCATAACTCACTTACACAATATTGCAACCCGCTCTCAAGCTAAAACTCAGGCTGCCACCATTGTTGCCAATGACTTTCGTCAAAAAGCTGCGGAGTATCGCTCACAAG CTGTGAGGATAAGAGAGATATTGGAGCACGTGGGGCTGGTTCAAGAGAGTTTGCCATCAAATGTTGTCTCATCTTCACAAGTACTTGCCAATGTGGCAAATCTATTGAATATTAGGGACACCGAACTAAGTAG TTTTCTTGTAGCTATGGCAGACCTATCGCTGAGAAAAACTGCAGTCGAAGAAAAGAGGGCTAAAGTGCAGTCGGAGTCCAAGGAACTTCTTGACTACACACGAAAAGCTATAGCTAGACTAACCTATTTGAAACG AACACTTGCACAATTAGAAGATGAGATAGCTCCCTGTGAAGCTCAGATGGAACAGTGGAACACAAATGTGGCTATTATGGACTCAAAAGAAAGACAATATTTGCAACAGTATTCTAACTATAAG GCAATGCTCAATCGCGTGGGCTACAGCCCTGAGATTAGTCATGGAGTATTGGTTGAAATGGCAGAGCACCGGAAAGACCTAGAGAAGAAAACGAAACCGATACTCGACACCCTGAGAAGCTACCAGGATTTGCCTCCT GATAAGGCGTTGGCTGCGTTGGCCATTGAGGATAAAAGGAGGCAGTATGCTGCTGCTGAGAAATATCTCGAAGATGTATTGCAGTCCGCTCTTGCTTCTTCGGAGTGA